A genomic segment from Roseofilum casamattae BLCC-M143 encodes:
- a CDS encoding NACHT domain-containing protein, protein MNFKIYDWLQASHIRLTASLPEDSRADPQAGRGLSQSLPELLYPAEFTGIAFQLVGRLRDRQLTSFEINILSELMERPVGIGRSHILPLMHLMGAIIRVESRYKPISRTHSSWFALQIAYLRGLDALFAREEQLRKPWLNRSSNARFLPSAASESSVSPELPWVAKLESVRVDGLSDLEIGRFLENLSQSAITQQIDETIQEWLVANGAEERESQLLVQRLGKGLFGYLLATIAEHHIALPQLQKFVRIGDSLHWFHGAGGQEYEILDSTPAGGRGAIDLQRELYRTHLNALLSFPCFEESFSWTEIYAIPKGFSGNSREQKQTVSAFSWANEQLTDSHSLALIEGASGLGKTRFCQLWAARVARERYPQWMPIIIDLKRVRLGSSLEETLDSVFPIARFTCSEGWLKLGLPPCLLILDGWESIPYSGISDNPQQKLLEQIAQFQQKHRDPRGWPRHKIVLTARSDIQSRLTLDRSIQWSAGGVFSGVLKTRNPLKISRFKLEPMDLTSVQVWFKNWSKVQMREIAKSYFDFLKQANLFSGKTVAKELSALVRKPLMLYLLAILHRDGFLEADLIEIPFPGIKLEIYDRIMTWLLGEITLGKASGWQTEKSIRSGFGHAGRSREDIWSFLRGRSPLSVRLMSEKAALILWQTGQNSLECDRLKRELNLAESESLALPPFLFVTIADAGTVPPRQLCQFSHRSLGEYLAAEAIACRLKSLMERSQESSLEEMARQLYPLLGFGLWPDKIEDLIVERLQREYQYYPQKFHWQKLTDALDRFYSSYCQGRWINDPIVTETHEYFSHLGNSLNPGHVDGAVAANLCVLLAAIARHIDLPFYPCGIPEVTDPLQEENSHRETAIGRSLPFNPDRLLALASRAGMFSPLAFWQRLRRELHQLHLPWVCLERIMLPEGNLQQTNLCGTNLRGAQLNGAELQGTQLSGADLSGADLSGADLSGANLSMADLTGAKLQGARLESTNFANACLDRTEISPEQKSLIAAQGVFWTWEQYCAYQEATWTDNKHGGDRNDANMSIDSQLFPPVEVAEDETIAADLEAYQNLDTTLAESSQDVQANLPTIGYTPDEVPKPYPSAPDASDLENEDDNGDTVIYTGSAPIETDDDAEIETVIHRE, encoded by the coding sequence ATGAATTTCAAGATTTATGACTGGCTGCAAGCATCTCACATCCGTCTTACAGCTTCTCTACCCGAGGATTCCCGTGCCGATCCTCAAGCTGGACGCGGGTTGAGCCAGTCATTGCCAGAGCTGCTCTACCCGGCTGAGTTTACTGGAATTGCATTTCAATTGGTGGGGAGATTGCGCGATCGCCAACTCACTAGTTTTGAGATTAATATTCTCTCGGAGTTAATGGAGCGACCGGTCGGTATCGGGCGATCGCATATCCTACCTCTGATGCATTTAATGGGAGCAATTATTCGCGTTGAAAGCCGATATAAACCGATTTCTCGAACTCATAGCAGTTGGTTTGCCCTACAAATTGCCTATCTGCGCGGATTGGACGCTCTTTTCGCTCGAGAAGAACAGTTGCGCAAACCTTGGTTAAACCGCAGTAGCAATGCTCGATTTCTCCCATCAGCCGCGTCTGAATCTTCAGTCTCTCCAGAATTGCCTTGGGTGGCGAAATTAGAAAGCGTTCGTGTCGATGGACTCAGCGATTTAGAAATCGGGCGATTTCTGGAAAATCTTTCTCAAAGTGCCATTACTCAGCAGATTGATGAAACCATTCAAGAATGGTTGGTTGCTAATGGAGCGGAAGAGCGAGAAAGCCAACTCTTAGTGCAGCGGCTAGGGAAAGGATTATTTGGTTACCTCTTAGCCACCATTGCCGAACATCATATTGCCCTGCCACAATTACAAAAATTTGTCCGAATTGGTGACTCGCTCCATTGGTTTCATGGCGCGGGAGGACAAGAGTACGAAATTCTCGATTCGACACCTGCTGGAGGACGAGGTGCGATCGATCTGCAACGGGAGTTGTATCGAACTCATTTAAACGCTCTGTTGAGTTTTCCTTGCTTTGAAGAGTCATTTTCTTGGACGGAAATTTATGCGATCCCTAAAGGCTTTTCTGGTAATTCTCGAGAGCAGAAACAAACAGTCTCCGCCTTTTCTTGGGCGAACGAGCAACTTACGGATTCCCATAGTTTAGCCTTAATCGAAGGGGCTTCCGGTCTCGGAAAAACCCGATTTTGTCAGTTGTGGGCCGCACGAGTTGCCCGAGAGCGCTATCCACAGTGGATGCCGATTATTATTGATTTAAAGCGGGTCAGATTAGGGAGTTCCTTAGAAGAAACACTCGATTCGGTATTTCCCATTGCTCGATTTACCTGTAGCGAAGGGTGGCTCAAACTCGGACTCCCTCCTTGTTTATTGATTTTGGATGGTTGGGAATCCATACCCTATTCTGGTATTAGCGATAATCCCCAGCAAAAACTCTTAGAACAAATTGCCCAATTTCAGCAGAAGCATCGAGACCCGAGAGGATGGCCGCGTCATAAAATTGTCCTGACAGCGCGCTCGGATATTCAATCTCGATTAACTCTCGATCGCTCGATTCAATGGTCTGCTGGAGGAGTATTCTCCGGAGTCTTAAAAACACGAAATCCGTTAAAAATTTCTCGCTTTAAGTTAGAGCCAATGGACTTGACCTCAGTGCAGGTTTGGTTTAAGAACTGGTCGAAAGTGCAAATGCGGGAAATTGCTAAATCTTATTTTGATTTTCTCAAACAAGCGAATTTATTTAGTGGCAAAACAGTGGCGAAAGAATTGAGCGCTTTAGTCCGAAAGCCATTGATGTTATATCTATTAGCCATTCTCCATCGAGATGGATTTTTAGAAGCCGACCTGATTGAGATTCCTTTTCCCGGCATTAAATTGGAAATTTACGATCGCATTATGACTTGGCTGTTGGGAGAGATAACGTTAGGAAAAGCGAGCGGTTGGCAAACGGAAAAGTCGATCCGCAGTGGATTCGGTCATGCCGGGCGATCGCGGGAAGATATTTGGAGTTTTCTCCGAGGTCGTTCGCCTTTATCCGTACGTTTGATGAGCGAGAAAGCGGCTTTAATTCTCTGGCAAACCGGACAAAATAGCTTGGAGTGCGATCGCCTGAAACGGGAGCTGAATTTAGCAGAATCCGAGTCTTTAGCTCTTCCTCCTTTTCTCTTTGTCACGATCGCCGATGCGGGTACGGTGCCTCCTCGGCAGTTGTGCCAATTTTCCCATCGTAGTTTGGGAGAATACTTAGCTGCCGAGGCGATCGCCTGCCGGCTCAAATCTTTGATGGAAAGATCGCAGGAGAGTTCCTTGGAGGAAATGGCACGGCAATTATATCCCCTACTAGGCTTTGGTTTATGGCCGGATAAGATAGAAGATTTAATCGTGGAACGATTGCAGCGAGAATACCAGTACTATCCTCAAAAATTTCATTGGCAGAAATTAACCGATGCCCTCGATCGCTTCTATTCCAGTTATTGCCAAGGTCGATGGATTAACGATCCGATCGTAACGGAAACCCATGAATACTTCAGCCATTTGGGAAATTCACTGAACCCCGGTCACGTTGATGGCGCAGTCGCTGCGAACCTATGCGTACTGTTAGCAGCGATCGCCCGTCACATCGACCTTCCCTTCTACCCTTGTGGAATTCCGGAAGTCACCGATCCGCTGCAAGAAGAGAACTCGCATCGGGAAACTGCCATTGGGCGATCGCTCCCATTCAACCCCGATCGACTTTTGGCTCTGGCAAGCCGCGCTGGGATGTTTTCTCCTCTAGCATTTTGGCAGCGTCTGCGACGAGAATTACACCAATTACATTTACCTTGGGTCTGTTTAGAACGGATAATGTTACCGGAGGGTAACTTACAACAGACAAACTTGTGCGGGACAAACTTACGCGGCGCGCAACTGAACGGAGCCGAGTTACAAGGAACTCAACTTTCTGGAGCCGATCTTTCTGGAGCCGATCTTTCCGGAGCCGATCTTTCTGGAGCCAATTTGAGTATGGCCGACTTAACTGGTGCTAAGTTGCAAGGCGCTCGCCTGGAGTCTACCAATTTTGCCAATGCTTGTCTCGATCGCACCGAAATCTCACCCGAACAGAAATCCCTCATTGCCGCTCAGGGAGTCTTTTGGACTTGGGAACAATATTGTGCTTACCAAGAAGCCACCTGGACCGATAATAAACATGGGGGCGATCGCAATGACGCCAATATGTCTATCGATTCGCAATTATTCCCGCCAGTTGAAGTGGCTGAAGATGAAACCATTGCGGCCGATCTTGAAGCCTATCAAAACTTGGATACAACGCTAGCGGAGAGTTCGCAGGATGTTCAGGCTAATTTACCAACCATTGGCTATACTCCCGATGAAGTACCGAAGCCTTATCCTTCAGCGCCTGATGCTTCCGACCTAGAGAATGAAGATGACAATGGTGATACAGTTATCTATACGGGGAGCGCTCCTATAGAAACGGACGATGACGCTGAGATCGAGACGGTCATTCATAGGGAATAG
- a CDS encoding DUF3685 domain-containing protein → MNSQPAAIVLLLVVPNRILRLGLKEVLHGYPEIVEIAEAESASGALQYLQAQRRSETAAGERKERVRAIVIDSDLERSIGGRSPLPLCENLKSWYPQDKIVLLTDDRSVSWAIAQRIGVEGYCPKTADSEQLIATLRQVAMGERYRVNDAPFARQSGKPSIDWWRVLLHRWHIWGLKTIAQAEYQLKRQRARAGLSVVERMAIDGRLRELSVARWCVNWLFAPRLELVDLGGERDERSKSIDSEGAATLRNLPVVAEAKQTELASIAELAPLVPREQVFATTLTHLQFDLDNLTHAPLELDILRADKRNELLQIILKQLETAIAQLQISQLPLERLAEKEIDILRDLWSEAVTQFFGKYSQLTIGDRDVEIVPILLEDIEAIERDYLSKIPLVTELFSALIDETPLTIDDRRYGMGTPEAQQRSQMLIQNLIVQLGNAVVNPLLNHFADVTTVKQIFYDRQLITSRNIERFRNNLSWRSRQEQWFAEPKAIFESQYPLLILEGRSIKKVWIYASRRQELEQLQGWSLIVTLLLEGRDAIAPRLRSVIASVGSILVYLLTQIIGRGLGLVARGILQGIGTSWSESRLSGNGKRVDNR, encoded by the coding sequence ATGAACTCTCAACCTGCTGCCATTGTTCTATTATTAGTCGTTCCCAATCGGATTTTGCGGTTGGGATTGAAGGAAGTCTTACATGGCTATCCCGAAATTGTGGAAATAGCCGAGGCAGAGAGCGCGAGTGGCGCATTGCAGTACCTGCAAGCTCAGCGGCGTTCCGAGACTGCGGCAGGAGAGCGAAAGGAGAGGGTACGCGCGATCGTTATTGACTCGGATCTCGAGCGATCGATTGGGGGACGATCGCCTCTGCCCCTGTGCGAAAATCTGAAGAGTTGGTATCCCCAAGATAAAATTGTCTTATTGACTGACGATCGCTCCGTGAGTTGGGCGATCGCGCAGCGGATAGGGGTTGAGGGATATTGTCCGAAAACAGCCGACAGCGAGCAATTAATCGCCACTCTGCGCCAGGTTGCTATGGGCGAGCGCTATCGAGTCAATGATGCTCCGTTTGCACGGCAATCCGGGAAACCTTCTATAGATTGGTGGCGAGTGTTACTCCATCGCTGGCATATCTGGGGATTGAAGACGATCGCGCAAGCCGAATACCAGTTAAAACGGCAACGCGCTCGTGCTGGATTATCGGTTGTGGAACGAATGGCGATCGACGGACGACTGCGAGAATTGTCAGTAGCGCGATGGTGCGTGAATTGGTTATTTGCTCCTCGGTTAGAACTGGTGGATCTGGGTGGGGAGCGAGATGAGCGCTCTAAGAGTATCGATAGCGAGGGTGCTGCAACCCTCAGAAATCTCCCAGTTGTCGCAGAAGCAAAGCAAACCGAACTGGCATCGATCGCGGAACTTGCTCCTCTGGTTCCGAGAGAACAAGTGTTTGCTACTACTCTGACTCATTTACAATTCGATCTGGATAATTTAACTCATGCTCCGTTAGAGTTGGATATTCTGCGCGCGGATAAACGGAACGAACTGCTACAGATTATCCTGAAACAACTCGAAACTGCGATCGCGCAACTCCAAATTTCTCAGCTTCCACTCGAACGACTCGCCGAGAAAGAAATCGACATTCTCCGAGATTTATGGTCGGAAGCGGTTACTCAATTCTTTGGTAAGTATTCTCAGTTAACCATTGGCGATCGCGATGTGGAAATTGTCCCGATTCTTTTAGAAGATATTGAAGCAATCGAGCGAGATTATTTATCGAAGATTCCCTTAGTCACCGAGTTGTTTTCGGCGCTAATTGACGAAACGCCCCTCACCATTGACGATCGCCGTTATGGCATGGGGACGCCAGAAGCCCAGCAGCGATCGCAAATGCTAATACAAAATCTCATCGTGCAATTGGGAAATGCCGTCGTTAACCCGTTACTCAATCATTTTGCTGACGTGACAACGGTCAAACAAATCTTTTACGATCGCCAATTAATTACCAGTCGTAACATCGAACGGTTTCGGAATAATCTCTCCTGGAGATCGAGACAAGAGCAATGGTTTGCCGAACCAAAAGCCATTTTTGAAAGTCAATATCCCCTGCTTATTTTAGAAGGGCGATCGATTAAAAAAGTGTGGATTTATGCTTCCAGACGGCAAGAGTTGGAACAACTACAAGGATGGTCGTTAATCGTAACGTTACTCTTAGAAGGACGAGATGCGATCGCGCCGCGCTTGCGATCGGTAATTGCTTCAGTTGGCAGCATTCTCGTTTATCTATTAACCCAAATCATCGGTCGCGGTCTCGGTTTAGTCGCCCGTGGCATTCTACAAGGCATTGGCACCTCTTGGTCAGAAAGTCGCTTGAGCGGTAATGGAAAGCGAGTCGATAACCGATAA
- a CDS encoding TIGR03032 family protein translates to MNDSANTPQELPPLRSVHTNTFTNILEQLGISVVVSTYQAGKLIVLRADNGVINTHFRVFPKPMGLAADPTRLAIGTAYQIWELRNVPAVAQKLEPIGKHDACYLPRNIQVTGDIDIHEMAYGNDELWFVNTRFSCLCTLDTIHSFIPRWRPTFVSALALEDRCHLNGLGMVEGHPKYVTALGESNSPEGWRENKANGGILIDVEHNEIIQRELSMPHSPRWYANRLWLLESGYGRLVTVDPTSGQRQTVAELPGFTRGLDFYGSLAFVGLSQVRETAVFSGIPITETKPERTCGVWVVNIQTGETIAFLKFEDAVQEIFAIRVLPGIRFPEIIDTNEELLASSYVLPDDALADVAQ, encoded by the coding sequence GTGAATGATTCCGCCAATACCCCTCAAGAACTCCCTCCCTTACGCAGCGTCCATACCAACACATTTACTAATATTCTGGAGCAATTGGGAATTTCTGTGGTGGTTTCCACCTATCAAGCGGGCAAACTCATCGTACTGCGCGCCGACAATGGAGTTATCAATACCCATTTCCGCGTCTTTCCGAAACCCATGGGACTGGCAGCAGACCCTACGCGACTGGCCATCGGAACAGCATACCAAATCTGGGAATTGCGCAACGTACCGGCAGTAGCGCAGAAACTCGAACCCATCGGCAAACACGATGCTTGTTATTTGCCGCGCAACATTCAGGTTACCGGAGATATCGATATCCACGAAATGGCTTATGGCAATGACGAACTCTGGTTTGTGAATACTCGGTTTTCTTGTTTGTGTACCTTAGATACAATTCATAGCTTCATTCCCCGATGGCGACCAACCTTTGTCAGCGCTTTAGCATTAGAAGACCGCTGTCATTTGAATGGTTTGGGTATGGTGGAAGGTCATCCCAAATACGTCACGGCTTTGGGAGAGAGCAATAGTCCTGAAGGCTGGCGAGAGAATAAAGCTAACGGCGGTATTTTAATTGATGTAGAACATAATGAAATTATCCAGCGCGAGTTATCCATGCCGCACTCGCCGCGTTGGTATGCCAACCGCTTGTGGCTTCTCGAGTCCGGTTATGGTCGTTTAGTGACTGTCGATCCGACTTCCGGACAGAGGCAAACGGTTGCCGAGCTTCCGGGTTTCACGCGAGGGTTAGATTTTTATGGCTCTTTGGCATTTGTCGGTCTTTCTCAAGTTCGAGAAACCGCTGTATTTAGCGGTATTCCCATTACTGAAACGAAACCGGAGCGCACCTGCGGGGTGTGGGTGGTGAATATTCAAACTGGAGAGACTATTGCTTTCTTGAAGTTTGAGGATGCCGTGCAAGAGATTTTTGCCATTCGGGTGCTTCCCGGTATCCGTTTTCCCGAGATTATTGATACTAATGAAGAGTTACTGGCAAGTTCTTATGTTTTGCCGGACGACGCTTTAGCTGACGTGGCTCAGTAG
- a CDS encoding nucleotidyltransferase family protein: protein MQRDEILALAAQHQDELNAMGVKSLALFGSVARNEATADSDVDFLVEFDDRPIGLFDLSRVRLYLEDILGRKVDMGTVDSLKEYLRDRVLRDRIRVF from the coding sequence ATGCAGCGAGACGAAATATTGGCCCTGGCAGCCCAACACCAAGATGAATTAAACGCGATGGGAGTTAAATCCTTAGCGTTATTTGGTTCTGTTGCTCGAAACGAGGCAACCGCAGATAGTGATGTAGACTTTTTGGTCGAGTTTGACGATCGCCCTATTGGTCTGTTTGACTTGAGTCGAGTCAGGCTTTATTTAGAAGATATTCTCGGTCGCAAGGTCGATATGGGAACGGTAGATTCTCTCAAGGAATACTTGCGCGATCGTGTTTTGAGAGATCGGATTCGTGTCTTCTAG
- a CDS encoding HepT-like ribonuclease domain-containing protein, producing MSSRESLERIQDILAAVSRIQKRTIDLTFAEFEADDTIVSACLYDFIIIGEAAINVPLEIRSRYSHIPWRLMGDMRNVIVHEYFQINLDIIWHTIQDYLPPLILPLQGIIDRENLTDK from the coding sequence GTGTCTTCTAGAGAATCGTTAGAACGAATTCAGGATATTTTAGCCGCTGTATCGCGAATTCAAAAGCGTACAATCGATCTCACTTTTGCAGAATTTGAAGCTGACGATACTATTGTATCTGCTTGTCTATATGACTTTATCATTATTGGTGAAGCTGCAATTAACGTTCCTCTGGAAATTCGATCTCGTTATTCTCACATACCTTGGCGATTAATGGGGGATATGCGTAATGTCATTGTCCACGAATATTTTCAAATCAATTTGGATATTATTTGGCATACAATCCAAGACTATTTACCTCCTCTAATTTTGCCATTGCAAGGAATAATTGATCGAGAAAATTTAACAGATAAATAA